The genomic stretch GGTTTTTTGAATTACTGTATTATACTAGGGAAatctattatttattattgtagAAGAAATAACGCGAAACCAAATATACAATTATTTAAGAATAAGTTAAAGCAAAAATACCAAACTGAATTGTATCTAGCTCAGAAGAATGCTACTCTAGACAATTTTAATCAAAAGTGGTTATTCAATCCTCTGACGCTTAAATTTTGACCCTTAAATTTTGAAGGAGTATCCGTtgcaaaatgtattttttgtttgtcacGCCCAGTTCCTTTAGAATTTAGTGTTATAAACTTTGCTTAGCCTTAGTTTGTGGTTgtgcatgtgtgtgtgtgtgtgttgcaTGTTCTAGCAATGCCTGTAATTAACCTTTTTTGGAAATGCTATGTAAcggtgtaaataaataaataaacaaataaataaataaacaggaaaaaaaaaaagacctcctggaagtgagacttaacacattttactctgtctaaagccacacaatttcacttgtcaactggggggcggggggggggggggggggaatgagCTAGGACGTTTGGGTGTCAATGGGTCAAGTTTCCCTCAAACTTTAGTCCTCAAGTACACTTAATAATAATGCTAATAGGCTTTTCAACCATTGATTTTTGGTATGGAAATTCACATTTCTTATTGTACAGCAAACTGATCGgataaatttcagctttgaCGGGACTTTCACATATGGAAATTtttccacggcacgcaatgcctgttggttgaaggtgggcctttaatcaCAGCCCACGTGAAATTGTTAGAAATCACTAAAAATATCTAAAATCTTGAATTATAACAAATAAACATGCTGCAAACTTAGAAAAACCAATGAGGGTAAAAAGCCTAATAAACTTACAAATCATACAAAATGAACAATTGAATATCAAGACCTAAGTTATAGGTTCTATATGTTCTCATGGTCTTGGAAAACTCTTAATGTTCTGTTATCGACTAAGCTTTTATTCACTTGCCAATATGGCTGCCTCAGATAAAAACACAAATAACCCCGACCGCATGGCGtgatggtcacatgatactgtgACATCTCCCCAtcattgtaaaaaagaaaaaaggaggcaAGGGAAACACGCATAAGCAAGAGTGGTAGCAAACGTGACAAGGGTCAAGGTTCAACGTTCAATTCTATGTGGAACTGTGACTTAAGGCGCATGCAAGGATTAACAACACAACAGATGATGCCAAATGTGTCCCTTGaatgcttaacccattgactcccaggggttccctattgacaactaaagtctggccagtttaggccagtttggacgtcaaagggttaagtttCACTTAAATGTTCAGCTTAACAGTGGGGTTTACAGTACGTCTGGAACGGGCAACATATTGGGCATCTCCATCATGCACAAGGGCTTGACCAAATGTTTCCTCAGATGGTTCTGATGGTTTTGTGGCAATTGTGTCGCCTGCTGGTTCTGGGTCTTTGTTTGGTTCACGACATGGTGTGTGGTCTGGTCTGCGATGTGCTCTAGCGCAGCAATATACTCCTTCTGTTTTTATGCTCTTGACTATATATGATTTGGGTTCTTTAGCACTTATTCCCAGGTGTTTGTGTGTTGGTGCAGTATTCTTACTGGTTCACCATCTTGGAGTGGCTTCAAGGCTGATTTTGGTTGTAGAAGTGGCTGCTGCAGTTTTGCTGATGCAGCAACTGTTCCTTAACATGGGGAATCTGATGTACATATAGGTTTTGCACAATGTGACATATGCAGTAGTGTCTTGAACTTTCTTCAAGTAAGGAACTCTGCAGGAGATTTCACATGATGGTCAGATGGTGCTGCTCTGTATATATGTTCGGCGAAACCGTTGGATTGTGGGCATGAGGGTGAACTAGTGATGTGCTCTATTCCATACGAGGCTGTAAAGTTCTTGAAGTCTTGAGCACTGTATTGTGGTCCATTGTAGGTTACTAACTGGGCCGGGATACCATCTTCTGCAAATATGCTCTTGAGGTGTGAAACTATGGTTGGTGAACTGGCGCTGGAGAGCTTTCGGATAACGGGAAATTTGCAAAACTGGTCTGCAACCAGAAGGTAATGGTGCCCCTTGAACTCAAAGAGATCAGaacttaaggacagtgcctcctaattcaaaggtatttttgtgcggtttactgaatgtgtaggaaatgcagatcttaacaagtgtcattgaaatccaacaagaaaactgggagtaaccacgcatttttcgaagataattaatcaacaatatttgccaaaagctttaaaatacaaagcaatgtatggcattcttttccaaattgaaacttaataattatttctgaaaaatgcatggttacaaaTAACCACGACCGCATGGTGTGATGGCCATGTGATACTGCGACATCAGATGTCTAATATTATTTACATTCAAGTTGCACAGAGTCCTGGTTTTCAATACAATGGTGTCTTTTACGAGACTGAGGTATTGGTCATGCATGTGAATAACCGTATTATGTAGATCACTGGCATGTTGATGTTTACCAAAATTCCACATGCATCTAATTTAAATTAGCTGCATTTCTGGACAGGCAGCTGTAAGTGTGCATACCTTCATTAGGCACAAGCTGTGCTGAAACGATTTTCTCCAGAAACACTGGTTCATGGAATGCTGCTCTTTCAGGATCAGAGCACTCAAACAGAAGTTCTCTAATTAACAGAAACAGTCAACAGTCAAAAATAACAATTTACACCCAATACTGTTCCTCTATTTCAAAACTGATTTTCAACTTTGCCCAAGGTGTGCTGTTttgtaaaaagcaaaaaaaaaaaaaggtacaaagcATGTAATGTGTGTCAAAGTCTTACCTATGAAAACGATGTTCGAGTTTGCAAAGGAATGTCAAAGGTTCTGATTCATCAACAATGAAATGTGCacctattttaaaaataataatattagaatAATATTACTTAGTTGTCAGATTCTTTCAGTTTATACCCAAGACTTATTTTGCATTGTTATTTATCACTATTAGATAGACAATAAAACCTACAATATTACAGTCTTTAATGAAACAGTTCCATTTTCAGTAAGTTTAATCTGTATACATTAACTAGTCCTTGATGACTAACCATTGCATAAAGTCTTCAAATGTCTTTCAAAGAATTCTTCTTCACGTTTGGCTGTGTGTGAACATTCTTCACAAACTCTGACAGGATCAACAAAGCTGAGTCTGGGTAGCATAACTTTGTGTGCACAGCAAGATCCACAAAATATCTTTCCACATCTTCTGCAGTGATGCTATGCAAAACGCAATCCACAAACACATTACATAATGTAGGACCCAAGTATTATTAACCATGCAATtaagaaataattaatgttacaTCATTCAGgatgttagggttagggttagggttagcctaACCCCAtaaccgatcgtttcacatgtacctccgcaaatgtcatttatcgcataacctgtacgttatgcaataaattatacattggcgagacaggtagatgaCTAGGTGACcaattccgcgaacaccttcacaatgttgagaaaaatgacaaagatgcatctaagccagtcgctcgtcattttaatctccctaaccactccaaaaaacacatggctatctgcggcctttccctacatctaggtacgacggaaagccacaagaatcaggaacaaaaattcatcttccaaatcagcacccttaatcctcaggGTATTAACAAAcgtttttcatttaactaatatattcctatttttcacattaCCATGTTACCACCACTAgcatagctcctactctactataaaaactactactcgattcgctctgacgaacgGCTAACGctccaaacgtcagcttttagaatctctgtacggtggccaatttacattatcaactccgttgataaaaccaaatttttgtatactacttccccaccaatgcagcaccacagtttctttaataACTACCCACTTCATTCATTGCAGGACATTAGCATAACTGCTGTTATCGACAGAGGTAACATGGGGGCCAACTAGGAAACCGAAtggtttatttggccaccatgctcaagctcttttacttaatacaatagtaacattgtcagcaactacaaatgtatgtaattaaactaagtaactacatcaagaggtaataaactgaattgaaaaaaatggaaagtttGCGTCTAACCTTGGCTCACATGTTGAAAAATAGGTGAGAGACTGTTTGAATGCTAGTAATGttaaattctattttttttatggGTTTCACATTATGATGGTTGTTGTGTACCAATTTAAGTCAATTAAATATCATCGAACGAATCATCTGTACTTCCGGGCGAATAGCCGTCGGGCGAAACATTCGGATACCGGTGTATAggtcccgtacgaatagccaGCCACTGCCTAAATTCAAATGTGATTTTCCAATTTTGTCCACAATTCACTTGCTCTCAGCTCATTAAGTCATGtaaaacaactttgaattaTTATTTGTGGTGTTTATGCCAAATATCACCACAAATCCAGCTATTACTAATACCAATACAATTAACTTACTCATGATGGTCTATTAGAAGAACCATTTAAGGTTAATGTCATTTTTAAATGACATTGCATCGATGAGACTCATTTCCtgcagtttttaataaattccAGCCTTTAGAACTATTTGAATCAGTCATGGTAACTTCTTACATTACCTTACGATGAGTAAAGTCAAATTTCCGATTACACTTGACACAATTAGGAAACTGCAAGAAGAAACACAAGATCGATTATTTGATTGAAGCTGCAAAAAAACtcggcttaactgcagaataccccgccactcaaactatattccacgtagccggctacgcggtacgcggtacccagaaataggaatgcactgtagaataccccgccacttggaCTAAATTCCGAAtgaactaaatttcaaaatggcgcagcgaTGTTATATGTGCTgcctacgcggtacgcggaacgCCATGACATTCCTCTTTCTTAAAGCGTCAAAGCCTAAGTAATTCCACAGACGAGACTGTGGAACTGTGAACTCGGAAGAGCGCGTGTCACCAGTATTAACAACGTGAAAACCTGACAACAGAGATCTTGTGCTGAATATAGCACTCGCTTACTGATTAAGcttaagcgcttgtttcagtattacgcctaagcactcttttaaaattttagctttcattttacggttcggttaactagaatttttaacgagatcgtgtgaagaatatagcccTCGTTTCCTGATTaaccctaagcgttcgtttcagaagttaggcctaagaactctttacAAATTTTAGATTTCATTTCACGGTTCACTTAAACTACGCTTTTTAACACAAtcgtgtgatgaatatagcactcgttccagtgattaggcctaagcactcttaaaattttagctttcattttacggttcggttaactagactttttaccgagaccttgagaAGAATATACCggtagcactcgtttactgtttaggcctaagcacttgtttcagtgattaggcctaagcactcgtttaaaattttagctttaattttacggttcggttagggttagggttagggttagggttagggtacactagaatttaaattttccacgtgccgcgtaccgcgtagccagctacttaagatacttcgccaaggctgttgcctagcAGGAGCCcagtagcctggggctcccaaagaatagctctgggcgccttaatttttcacagcaacacctttcacttcatatgttgggctcctaagttctcagcgtttagctctgagggcccctttaaaattttcttaggcagcagccttgtacttcgccatcttgactttacttctttccgcgtaccgcgtagccagcttgttaagatacttcgccatcttgactttaattctttccgcgtaccgcgtaccgcgcagccagcttgtaaagatacttcaccatcttgactttaattctttccgcgtaccgcgtagccagctacttaagatactcgatgtggcggggtacatgtattttgcagTTACTCCAAAAACTCATCCAACAAATTATATCTATGTATTAAGTTGAAAGCACACAAAAATGCGTTACAACCTGGTACCTGATCATCAGCAGTCCACTGAGGTTCCTCTATAAGAAAAGGGCTGCGTTCAGTTTCAGAAACAGCAATCATTCGCATACCACTTTTACCCCTGACAAGTTGCTTTCCAGAAGACATCTTGCATTCGATTATAGTCGCGGGCTCAACATTGCAGCAGAATCAACAGGTATGAATAAGCACTTCGTGTATGACATTTATTTACAGAAGCCTTAAAAAGTTCGATGTTTTTGAGTCAAGGGGTTataattagggttagggtaatCATGTATGGTCAGCAAAAGCGTACACACTGATCATTATATCCTCTGCAAAAAAATCGAGGAAGTATTGTGGCAAGATTGCTGTGCAGACACATTGGAAGATATATAAACACTCCTTGAAGAATGGCGTTGCGACCTTTGAAGTTGATGTTTATTTATGCGTATGCGCTTATTGTATTTTTCACTGTTCATCATTTACGCTGTACTCACAGCCTCCTCCTAAACGGTCGTGGTGAGGACACCCAAGGTAAGCCTGCCTTGGCTGCggcttttcaatttttttttttaaattaaaacagTCAGATCTATCTTAATGGTCCACTTTCAaaaataggctgatttagcaacagaacgtgaacgtcagtggcgacggcgcgcgcagaaaaaacaccaacgagaattcagaatagaatagactccactcttttcttctctattctaaattctcattggtagttttgctgcgcgcgacgtcgccactgacgttcccgttctgttgctacatgtaaatcagcctaataccataatactctttgtttgtcacccaaaattttgcatattaaagcattgttttttttttctcttgggaccattgtaaggcCCAAGAGAAACTAGAAACAATGCTTCTGCAAGCAAAGCAAACAACGATTATTGTTATAATTGAAAGTGGTCCAATGCATTTGTTAATTTATGTGGAAGCTTACTTACCCTTAACATTCTTTCCAGTACGGTTTTTGTTTCGGTAGCCttgcagctcctacaaggtctcacctgattggagaccacccttgaggtttaacaaaagaacaaataacagaaacaatggaccctagaggatagagttgcagcccttttgttttaggcctagggtccattgtttctgttatttgttgttttgttaaacctcaagggtggtctccaatcaggtgagaccttgtaagagctgcgaggtgaccctttTGTTTAAAGGTTTCGGTCATTTCCTCA from Montipora capricornis isolate CH-2021 chromosome 12, ASM3666992v2, whole genome shotgun sequence encodes the following:
- the LOC138027164 gene encoding zinc finger FYVE domain-containing protein 21-like isoform X1 produces the protein MSSGKQLVRGKSGMRMIAVSETERSPFLIEEPQWTADDQFPNCVKCNRKFDFTHRKHHCRRCGKIFCGSCCAHKVMLPRLSFVDPVRVCEECSHTAKREEEFFERHLKTLCNGAHFIVDESEPLTFLCKLEHRFHRELLFECSDPERAAFHEPVFLEKIVSAQLVPNEDGSAVSGVALKYKQQDEMLEVKLKVVSSPDAEKKQALSWLVAMQKAIKMLFEVGI
- the LOC138027164 gene encoding zinc finger FYVE domain-containing protein 21-like isoform X2, with product MIRYQFPNCVKCNRKFDFTHRKHHCRRCGKIFCGSCCAHKVMLPRLSFVDPVRVCEECSHTAKREEEFFERHLKTLCNGAHFIVDESEPLTFLCKLEHRFHRELLFECSDPERAAFHEPVFLEKIVSAQLVPNEDGSAVSGVALKYKQQDEMLEVKLKVVSSPDAEKKQALSWLVAMQKAIKMLFEVGI